CCAAGGAACTGGGCACCGGCCCCGCGTCCCTCTACCGCTATGTCGCCGGCCGTGACGATCTGGTGGATCTGATGGTGGATGCCGCAACTGGCGAGATCGACCTCACCGTGGCCCTGACCGGGGACCCAGTGACGGATCTGGTGGCGCTGGCCACCCGCACCCGGGAGGTCCAACTCCGGCACCCCTGGCTGCTCGAGGTGACGCCGGAGGCGATGCGGGTGGGTCCCTGCGGGCTGGACTACCTCGAATTCGCCCTCGGGGCCCTGGCGCCGGTGCGGATGACGGGCCCGGCCAAGCTGGAGGCCGTCGCCGTTCTGAACGCGCTGGTCGCGATGGTGTCCCGCGCCGCCCTGCAGAGCTTCCGGTCGCCCTCTGCGCGGCAGTCGGCACAGGCCGCCTATCTCGCCACCGCGGCCGGGAAGGGTGCTCATCCGCTCCTCGCGCAGGCCCTCACCGGCCACCCGGAAGCCCGCCCAGCGGCCGGCCCGGCGGCCCGCCCGGCGGCTGACCCGGCGCAGGATGCTCAAGACCTGTTCGAGCGGGTGATCCGCCGGGTGCTGGCGGGCCTGCTCGCTCCCGGCCCGGAATCACCGCGGCCTTCTCGGGGTTGAGGGGCGGGCAGCCCCGGCAGGTGGAGCCGGCACCGCCCCGCTGCGGCGCGCCGTCAGGCGTCGGCCACGTCGACCACGTCGACCGCCACTCCCCTGCGGCGCAGTTCGGCGAGCTCCCCGGCCGGCGCACCGCGGTCGGTGACCACCCGGTCGTAGCGGGCGATGTCGCTGTAGGCATGGGTGGCGGACTTGCCGAACTTGGTGTGGTCCACCAGCAGCAGCGACCGCTCGGCGCAGTCCAGCATGGCTTCCTTGATCTCGGCGTAGTCGCCCATCGGGTGGAAGAGCCGGCCGCCGAGTACGGACACCGCCGACATCACCGCGAGGTCGGCGCGGAGACGGCCGAGGGCGCGCAGCACCTCGGGGCCGACGCAGGAGCCGAACTCGCCGCGGTAGCGGCCGCCGAGGAGGGTGACATCGGCGCCCGGTGTCTCGTCGAACAGCCGGGCCACACCCAGGGAGTTGGTGACCACGGAGACCGCTTCGGTCCGCGCGATCCGGGCCGCGAGCGGGAAGACCGTGGTCGAGTCGTCCAGCACGAGGGTGCTGCCGGGGCGGATCTCGTCGGCGACGGCGGCACACAGCGCCTCCTTCACCGGCAGGTTCACGCCGGTGCGGAAGCGGGTGGCGGTCTCCATGGTGAGGGTCGGAAAGGGCGCGGCCCGGCCGCGTTCCTTGCGCAGCAGCCGGCGTTCGGCGAGTTGGTCCAGATCGCGGTGCATGGTCGCGAGACTGACCCCGAAGTGTCTCGCCAGTTCGTCGATGCGCACGTCTCCGTGCTCGACGACATGGGCCAGTACGTCCTGCCGTCGCCGGTCGACCTCGGCCAGCGACGACCGTGTGGAAGCCATCGGGGCCGCCCCTTTCCGGTCGGACAGCGGCAGCGCGGCTACCGCTGCGGGTAGATGACGGCCTTGACGGCGGTCGCGTCGTGGGTGGCGACGGTCAGTGCGCTCTCGGCCTCGGCAAGACCGTAACCGTGCGAGACCAGGGAGTCGAGCTGGACCCTTCCCGACTCCACCAGGGACATCGCGGTGGGCCAGGTGTGGGCGTAGCGGAAGGTGCCGGTCAGTTCCAGTTCGTAGTTCTGCACCCGGCTCACCGGCAGCGGTGCCTCGGATCCGCCCATCCCGATGAGCACCACCCGGCCGGCCCGGCCCACGGTACGGATCGCCTCGCCGCTCACGGCGGGCACGCCGGAGCACTCCAGCAGGACGGTGGGGGTGTACTCCGCCTCGGACAGCGGTGTACGGGAGACATCGAGGGCCGTGGCGCCGACGGCCCGCGCGAGTTCCAGGCGGTGCGGGAGGACGTCGGTGACCAGGACCTCCCGCGCGCCGAAGGCCCGTGCCGTCTGGGCGGCGACCAGGCCGATGGGCCCGGCGCCGGTGATCAGCACCCGGTCGCCGGGGGCCACGCGGGCCTTGCGGCAGGCCCAGACCGCCACGGACAGCGGTTCCAGCAGGGCGGCTTCCTCGATGGTGAGACTGTCGGGGACCTCGTGGGCGAAGCCCTCGCGAACGGCGAGGTATTCGCAGAAGGCGCCGTCCACGGGCGGCGTGGCGAGGAAGCGCATGTCCGGGCAGAGGTTGTAGCGGCCCGGACGGCATTCACCGCAGCTGCCGCAGGGCGTGCCGGGCTCGATGGACACCCGCCGCCCCATCCGGCGTTCGCCGGCGCCGGGACCGCAGGCGACGACCGTGCCGGCCGCCTCGTGCCCCAGCACGAGCGGTTCGCGTACGACGAAGTCGCCGATCCGACCCTCCCGGTAGTAGTGCACGTCCGAGCCGCAGGTCCCGACCGCCTCGACGCGGACCAGGACCTCTCCCGGGCCGGGGGCGGGAACGGGACGGCTTTCGACGCTCAGCTTCCCTGGTCCGTGCAGTACGGCGGCACGCATGGTGGTGGGAATCCCGGATGTGGTGGTCATGGCGGGGTCACGGCTCCCTGGGGTGCGGGGGTGGGGCGGGGGCCGTGCACGATCCGGCTCCGGACCGGCGCGCCCCTGGATGTCAGCACAGTACCGCCTCTTTTTTTATCAGATGAGTCTTGACTTCGCACAAAATGCGAGAAAACTTGCCCCGGCCCACCACCTTCCGACGCGGTCGGCGGTGCGCCCTCCCCCTTTGCTCACCGATCACGCCCAGCCCCCTGGAGAGCCCATGAGCAGCGGCTGGGAACGGCGGTCGGCTGGTACTGGTTCGCGTTCACCGGCGGCCTGCCGACCCTGGGCTCACTCGTCGCCAGCGCCACGATCCCGATGGTCGGCTCGTACCGGACGCTGTGGCTCGCGCTCGGCCTGGTGGTGCTCGGCGGTCTGCTCACCCTGCTGCTGGTGCGCGAGCCCACCGGCCGGATCGGGCTCGCTCCCGGCCGCGGGCGTCCGCTCACGACCCTGGCGGGCAGCATCTCGATCATGCGGCGCCGCCCCCGTGTGGCCATCGGCGCCGCGGTGCGCGTCGTCAGCACCGGCTCCCAGTTCGGCTTCCTGGTCTGCCTGCCGTTCTTCTTCACCGAGACGGTCGGCTTCAGCACCTCGGCCTGGTTGCGCCTGCTCAGCGTGATGTTCGCCGCGAACATCTTCGCCAACCTGTTCTTCGGGGCCGTCGGCGACCGCCTAGGCTGGCAGCGCACCATGACCTGGTTCAGCGCCGTGGCCTGCGCCCTCACCTGCCTGACGCTGTATTACGTACCGGTCGTGGCAGGACCGCACTTCGCCGCCGCAGCGGTGGCCGCCGCCCTCTACGGCATCGCCCTGGCAGGCTATGTACCGATCTCGGCGCTGGTTCCCGCCCTGGCGCCACGTCACAAGGGACAGGCCATGTCCGCACTCAACCTGGGCGCCGGAGCGAGCACCTTCGCCGGCCCCGCCATCGTCGCCCTCGCCCTGGGCCCGGTCGGTGTGGAGGGCATCGTCTGGATCTTCGCCGTCCTGCACCTCGCCACCGCCGTCGCCATCCGGTTCCTCGAACCCGACCCCGAGTTCCTGACGCCCGACGCCCCGCCGGCCGTGGAGGACGCCGGCCTGCCCGCGGGGCAGCACTGACGCCCGGCCGGGTTGCCCGTTCTGCCCGTTACGCGGCGGCTGCCTGCGTGGCCGCGCGGGCGCGGGCGGCCGCGGCCCGTGCGGGGTCGCCGAGCTGTTCCTCGAGTCGGGCCTTGGCCGACCAGTTGTACGGGCAGACCGGGCGCAGCTGGATCCGCTCGCTGAGCAGGGTCCGTGCCAGGTCGGCCCGCCCCGAGCGGAGGGACGCCTCGACGAGGGTGCGCTGGATCGCGTCCCGCTGCGCGTGGCTGCCGCCGAAGGTGTGCAGGCGGTGGCGGACGGGCAGCAGTAGATCGACGGCCCGGCCGTAGTCCTGCCGGCCGTAGGCGATCAGGGCGCGGCAGACGGGCAGTCCGGCATCGGCCGTCATCGCACGGTTGGAGACGCCCCCCTCCGCCGCCAGCCAGTCTTCCCGGTCCCGGACGAGGCGCTGTGCCTGGGAGAAGCGGCCCGCCCCCACATAGGCCATGACCGCGTGTGCGTCGTTGAAGGCATAGTGCGGGCCGTCCTGGCGGCTCTCCCAGGCATCGGCGAGCCGGGCCCACCGCGCGCTCTGTTCCTCCTGTGCCAGGTAGAGCCGCCACAACAGCGCCGCGGCGTCGAGCAGTTCCATCGCCGCACCGGCCGAGGCGCCATGGTGGAGCGCGGAGTCGTAGATCTCCAGGACGCGGTCGGTGGCACCGAGCTCCAGCGTGTAGAGGGCGTAGTGCCACCAGTTGTGGACGGTGAGCAGACTGCCCCGGGCCCAGTCGTCCGTACGGGCGTCGAGAAAGCGGATCCCGTCCGCGAAGCGTCCCCGCATCTCGTAGGTGTGCACCACGCCGTGGATGCCCCACACATCGCCCGGATGCTGCGCAAGGGCCGCCAGACCGACCTCCTCCGCCCGTTCGTAGTGGCCCGACTCCTCCAGCCCGAACGCATACATGCCGAGCAGCGGCCCGTGGTGGGGGTCGTCCTCGTCCCAGACGTCCAGTGCTCCGCCGACGCGGTCGCGCAGGCGCTGGGCGTCCCCGGTGAGGAAGTCGTGCTGGTGGCCGGCGAACAGTGCCAGCGCATCGCGCGGGAAGGCGACGGAGAGGTCGCCGAGGATGCGGCCGCCGCCGTGCAGGTCGCCGTCCAGCCATGCCGTAGCGGCGGCGATATGCATACGTTCCCGGGGCGTCAGCCGGTCGGTGTCCAGGCCGGAGCGGAAGCGGACGAAGCGTTCCCGTGCCGCGGCCGCGTCCTTCTCC
This portion of the Streptomyces sp. 2114.4 genome encodes:
- a CDS encoding MFS transporter is translated as MVGSYRTLWLALGLVVLGGLLTLLLVREPTGRIGLAPGRGRPLTTLAGSISIMRRRPRVAIGAAVRVVSTGSQFGFLVCLPFFFTETVGFSTSAWLRLLSVMFAANIFANLFFGAVGDRLGWQRTMTWFSAVACALTCLTLYYVPVVAGPHFAAAAVAAALYGIALAGYVPISALVPALAPRHKGQAMSALNLGAGASTFAGPAIVALALGPVGVEGIVWIFAVLHLATAVAIRFLEPDPEFLTPDAPPAVEDAGLPAGQH
- a CDS encoding TetR/AcrR family transcriptional regulator, with product MRVLVAEEPVVVWERPERGARGPAPERSRGQITRAAVRLADAGGLASVSVRQVAKELGTGPASLYRYVAGRDDLVDLMVDAATGEIDLTVALTGDPVTDLVALATRTREVQLRHPWLLEVTPEAMRVGPCGLDYLEFALGALAPVRMTGPAKLEAVAVLNALVAMVSRAALQSFRSPSARQSAQAAYLATAAGKGAHPLLAQALTGHPEARPAAGPAARPAADPAQDAQDLFERVIRRVLAGLLAPGPESPRPSRG
- a CDS encoding NAD(P)-dependent alcohol dehydrogenase, with the translated sequence MTTTSGIPTTMRAAVLHGPGKLSVESRPVPAPGPGEVLVRVEAVGTCGSDVHYYREGRIGDFVVREPLVLGHEAAGTVVACGPGAGERRMGRRVSIEPGTPCGSCGECRPGRYNLCPDMRFLATPPVDGAFCEYLAVREGFAHEVPDSLTIEEAALLEPLSVAVWACRKARVAPGDRVLITGAGPIGLVAAQTARAFGAREVLVTDVLPHRLELARAVGATALDVSRTPLSEAEYTPTVLLECSGVPAVSGEAIRTVGRAGRVVLIGMGGSEAPLPVSRVQNYELELTGTFRYAHTWPTAMSLVESGRVQLDSLVSHGYGLAEAESALTVATHDATAVKAVIYPQR
- a CDS encoding DeoR/GlpR family DNA-binding transcription regulator, giving the protein MASTRSSLAEVDRRRQDVLAHVVEHGDVRIDELARHFGVSLATMHRDLDQLAERRLLRKERGRAAPFPTLTMETATRFRTGVNLPVKEALCAAVADEIRPGSTLVLDDSTTVFPLAARIARTEAVSVVTNSLGVARLFDETPGADVTLLGGRYRGEFGSCVGPEVLRALGRLRADLAVMSAVSVLGGRLFHPMGDYAEIKEAMLDCAERSLLLVDHTKFGKSATHAYSDIARYDRVVTDRGAPAGELAELRRRGVAVDVVDVADA
- a CDS encoding tetratricopeptide repeat protein, coding for MTADRHGHPMSETGTEALAHYEQALDDLLFFRPRVVKTAQAVLAASPRSVMGQTLAAYLGVLGTEEKDAAAARERFVRFRSGLDTDRLTPRERMHIAAATAWLDGDLHGGGRILGDLSVAFPRDALALFAGHQHDFLTGDAQRLRDRVGGALDVWDEDDPHHGPLLGMYAFGLEESGHYERAEEVGLAALAQHPGDVWGIHGVVHTYEMRGRFADGIRFLDARTDDWARGSLLTVHNWWHYALYTLELGATDRVLEIYDSALHHGASAGAAMELLDAAALLWRLYLAQEEQSARWARLADAWESRQDGPHYAFNDAHAVMAYVGAGRFSQAQRLVRDREDWLAAEGGVSNRAMTADAGLPVCRALIAYGRQDYGRAVDLLLPVRHRLHTFGGSHAQRDAIQRTLVEASLRSGRADLARTLLSERIQLRPVCPYNWSAKARLEEQLGDPARAAAARARAATQAAAA